CACATGCACCGTAAGGTTTTAACCTTTTATCATAGCAAAGATGGGGAATTTCTATATTATTCTCATGTGCTACTTCTAAGATTGTTTTCCCTTCCTCGGCAAATATCTCTTTGTTGTCGATGTTCACCCTCACAAGTCGCATAAACATCCTCTCCCTCTTTATTCAACATTGACAGCACCAAATCTGCAAACATTCATACACGTTCCACACTTTGTGCATTTGCTCTGATCAATAACATGTGGTTTTAATCGCTCACCTGTTATTGCTTTAGTTGGACATTTTCTTGCACAAAGTCCACAACCTGTACATTTTTCAGGCAATATAGAGTAGGTTATTAGCGCTTTACATTGCTTTGCAGGACACTTTTTATCTCTTATATGTGCTATATATTCATCTTTAAAATATCTAAGGGTTGTAAGAACTGGGTTTGGAGCAGTCTGTCCAAGTCCACACAGTGAACCGTCTTTAACACTAACTGCCAGCTCTTCAAGCAATTCTAAGTCGCCATCCCTACCCTCGCCATTGCATATCCTATCTAAAATCTCCAGCATACGTCTTGTACCGACACGACAATAAGTACATTTACCGCAGGATTCTTTACAAGTAAATTCTAAGAAGAATCTTGCTATATCAACCATACAGGTAGTTTCGTCCATTACTATCATTCCACCAGAACCCATTATAGCACCAGTTTTTGTTATGCTTTCGTAGTCAACTGGAGTATCTATAAGGTTGGCCGGAATGCATCCACCAGAAGGTCCGCCCATCTGCACTGCTTTAAATGCTTTGTCGTCTTTTATACCGCCACCTATGTTGTATATAACCTCGCGTAGTGACATGCCCATAGGAACTTCAACCAATCCACCTCTTTTTATCTTACCAGCAAGTGCAAACACTTTTGTTCCCTTACTTTTTTCTGTTCCCAAGCTTGCAAAAGCCTTGCCTCCATTTGTGATTATCCATGGCACATTTGCATATGTTTCAACATTGTTTATATTTGTAGGCCTACCCCATAGCCCTGATTGAGCCGGGAATGGCGGTTTTAGTCTTGGCATACCTCTTTCGCCTTCTATAGACGCAATAAGTGCAGTTTCTTCTCCACATACAAATGCCCCTGCACCTTTTTTTAGCTTTATATCAAAGCTAAAATTGGTATTTAAGATATTATTCCCAAGCAGGTTTCTATTTCTTGCCTGCTCTATTGCTATCTCCAAACGTTTTATTGCAAGTGGATATTCAGCACGAACATAAATGTACCCTTCCTTTGCACCAATAGCATATGCAGCAATGGCCATTCCCTCTAAAACTGCATGAGGATCACCTTCAAGAATACTCCTGTCCATAAAAGCACCAGGGTCACCCTCATCAGCATTGCAAACCACATATTTTATATCTCCACTTGC
This Caldicellulosiruptor changbaiensis DNA region includes the following protein-coding sequences:
- the nuoF gene encoding NADH-quinone oxidoreductase subunit NuoF produces the protein MKIRVGLGSCGMAAGGNKVMECIQQELRSRNLDIPVEPTGCIGLCFFEPLVDVIDGDDVYTYGNVTPEMIPKIIESHVIGKKPLDEFIVSTSFEPYPMLKSQVRIALKNCGRINPEDIDDYIKNGGYEALKKVLTSMTPEEVIEEIKISGLRGRGGAGFPTWFKWDAARKASGDIKYVVCNADEGDPGAFMDRSILEGDPHAVLEGMAIAAYAIGAKEGYIYVRAEYPLAIKRLEIAIEQARNRNLLGNNILNTNFSFDIKLKKGAGAFVCGEETALIASIEGERGMPRLKPPFPAQSGLWGRPTNINNVETYANVPWIITNGGKAFASLGTEKSKGTKVFALAGKIKRGGLVEVPMGMSLREVIYNIGGGIKDDKAFKAVQMGGPSGGCIPANLIDTPVDYESITKTGAIMGSGGMIVMDETTCMVDIARFFLEFTCKESCGKCTYCRVGTRRMLEILDRICNGEGRDGDLELLEELAVSVKDGSLCGLGQTAPNPVLTTLRYFKDEYIAHIRDKKCPAKQCKALITYSILPEKCTGCGLCARKCPTKAITGERLKPHVIDQSKCTKCGTCMNVCRFGAVNVE